In Candidatus Zixiibacteriota bacterium, the following are encoded in one genomic region:
- a CDS encoding LptF/LptG family permease, translating into MKILSRYILREHVAPFIFAFVTVTFLLVIDYVPRIVNQVIDKDLSIWVVLELIALNLAWMLALSVPMSVLVATLMAFGRMGSDMEIIAMKASGVNLLRVLLPLLAAGCVITYLMVQFNDKILPDLNKEARQLSSDIRNMRPTLVFRSGVFINDIPGYLILIDKINHATSRVEGVRISDTRDDAKPRIIVADSGYLKVTGGGSNLQFSLYDGEVHLMDVANPANYRKAAFRHQEINVSGNPSELVRTEREYRTDREMDIAMLQERVDQAEGAIIPLQGKIEDSFRERAAFLLADSFTAQMSDIKVDSIAYLRLKNEVAGWHRLVERNREQMVAQKKIMSKFDLEIHKKYSIPAASLAFILIGAPLGILSRRGGMGMAIAISILLFIVYWAFLIGGEDIADRGLMDPFWAMWSANFLVGGLGIYLLYIVVTERPMFAWFRRIG; encoded by the coding sequence ATGAAAATCCTGAGCCGTTACATCCTCCGGGAACACGTCGCCCCGTTTATTTTCGCGTTTGTCACCGTGACCTTTCTCCTCGTGATCGACTATGTCCCGCGCATCGTCAACCAGGTGATCGACAAAGACCTCTCCATCTGGGTCGTGCTCGAACTGATCGCGCTGAATCTGGCTTGGATGCTGGCGCTGTCGGTACCTATGTCGGTGCTCGTGGCGACTCTGATGGCGTTCGGCCGCATGGGGTCCGACATGGAAATCATCGCCATGAAAGCCTCCGGCGTGAACCTGCTCCGCGTATTGCTGCCGCTGCTTGCCGCCGGATGCGTAATTACGTACCTCATGGTGCAATTCAACGACAAAATCCTGCCCGATCTCAACAAGGAAGCCCGGCAGCTGTCCTCCGATATCCGCAACATGCGACCAACCCTCGTCTTCCGCTCGGGCGTTTTTATCAACGATATCCCCGGCTATCTGATCCTGATAGACAAGATCAATCACGCCACGTCGCGAGTGGAAGGAGTGCGGATCAGCGATACGCGTGATGACGCCAAGCCCCGCATTATCGTGGCCGACTCCGGATACCTCAAAGTCACCGGCGGCGGCAGCAACCTTCAGTTCTCGCTGTACGACGGCGAGGTGCACCTGATGGACGTCGCGAACCCCGCCAACTACCGCAAGGCCGCCTTCCGGCATCAGGAAATCAACGTGTCCGGCAACCCGTCCGAGCTGGTTCGCACCGAACGCGAGTACCGGACCGACCGAGAAATGGATATCGCCATGCTGCAGGAGCGGGTCGACCAGGCCGAAGGCGCCATCATCCCGCTCCAGGGCAAAATCGAAGACTCCTTCCGCGAACGAGCCGCCTTCCTGCTCGCCGATTCTTTCACCGCCCAGATGTCCGATATCAAGGTCGATTCCATCGCCTACCTGCGGCTCAAAAACGAAGTCGCCGGGTGGCATCGCCTGGTCGAGCGCAACCGCGAGCAGATGGTCGCACAGAAAAAAATCATGAGCAAGTTCGATCTCGAAATTCACAAGAAATACTCTATCCCGGCGGCCTCGCTGGCCTTCATCCTGATCGGCGCCCCCCTGGGGATTCTCTCCCGCCGCGGCGGCATGGGAATGGCCATCGCGATCTCGATCCTGCTGTTCATCGTCTACTGGGCCTTTCTGATCGGCGGCGAAGATATCGCCGACCGCGGTCTGATGGATCCCTTCTGGGCGATGTGGAGCGCAAATTTCCTGGTCGGCGGCCTCGGCATCTACCTGCTCTACATCGTCGTCACCGAACGGCCTATGTTCGCATGGTTCCGGCGGATTGGGTGA